The Pontiella desulfatans sequence CCATTTTCATGGGATTGTGCGGATTGTCCGTTCTGGCGAGGCTGGTTTGGGCGAGGTGCTGAACCTGTTCAAGGGTTCGGTCACGCGGGAGGCGCGAAAATCCGGAATAGTAGGCTCTCGCCATGGCGAGAAAGCACGGGTCTGGGCACCGAACTATTACGACGTGATTTGTTTTCGGGATGAGGAGTTGGAGATTCGCGAGCGGTATGTTCGCGCCAACCCGGTGCGCTGGGCGCTGAGGAGTGTTCCGGTGGGGCGAATCAAGCGGAGCCGCTTCAAGGGGAATGTGGAATTGCTCAAGGCGCAGCAGCGCCGCGCTTTGCGTGTTTCGCGCAAGGCGAGCGAAGCTCAGGTTGAGGCTTTAAAGAAGGAATTGGCGGGCTTCGATGGAGTGGTGTGCAGCACCTTCTTTTCGCCTGGGGAGAAGGTTTGCTTGAAGGTTTTGCTGAAAGGCCGGGCGCGGATTGTGTGGATTGTGCCGATGGCCATGCCCGAGAAGATTCCGACCCAATGGGCGGAGGCTTTTTGGGAAGGGCGGGCACTTTGGCTTTCAGCCTTTCCCGACGAACAGACCGAGGCGACGCGCGATAGCTGCGATGCCGCCAATCGATGGATCGAGCAGTTTTGTGGGCAATGATTGTTTACGGATCGTTGGCGTGGAGGTCTTCCTCGGCGGTGACCGCCACCCTAATGGCGCGGAGCTCGGCCTCGATGAGCTGGTCGATGGTGGTGTTGGGGCATTGGCCCAGCAGGGTGGATAGGTCCTCGGTCTTTTCGAAGATGGTTTCCGGATGGCCGGAACCGGGCGCGGTGCGGCGAACCTCGAAGCGGTATTCGTTTTGCGCGCCGTCGCTGGCGGTCACGAACAGGTGATGGTCGATGCCCTGGTGCAGGAAGCGCTCCTCGGCGATAATGTGTCCTCTCATGATAACCTCCGTTGATGCAGGAAGTGTACTCCGCTTGGCAAAGGTTGGAAAGTTGGTTTTCCAATCTTCGGGAAACCGCTACGTTCTTCCCCATGAGCGATGAATTAAAGGGTTTGATTGTGCCGGTGCTGACGCCGTTCGATGATTCGGGGGCGATTGACGAGGATGCCTTTGTCCGGCATCTGGGGTTTTTGGAACAGCACGATGTGAAACGGATCATGGTGAACGGGACGACGGCGGAGTTCCATTCGCTGTTGCCTGAAGAACGGAAACGGTTGCTGGTGCTGGCGCGGAAGCACTTCCCCGGGCTGATCGTGCTCCATGCCGGGGGACTGGGGCTGGAACAAAACCGGATCGAGGTGCAATGGGCGAACGAGCTCGGGGCGGATGCCGTGGTGGTGCTCCCGCCGATCTATCCGGCGGGATTGCCCGAGGAAGGTCTCGTTGAATATTTCAAGGCGCTGGAGGCCGGGGCCGAGGTTCCGTTCATCCTCTATAACTTCCCGAAGCATGCGGGCAACGCCATCACTCCGGAAGTCCTGAAGGCGGTTCCGCACTTCGCCATCAAGGATTCCGCGCAGAATTTTGAACTGATGGAGCACACGCCGCGCTATTTTGTTGGCTCCAGCACCAACATCTACGAGCCGATCCAGCAGGGCGCGGCGGGTTTCGTGGCCGCAACGGCGAACGTCCGGCCGGAACTCTATGCCGCCATGGAAATGCTGGTGGTTGCCGCCAAGGTGGAGGAGGCCGCCGTGATGCAGCAGGAGATCAAGGCCTACAGTGCGCCGTTCAGCGCAGGCGGCGTGGCCGCGCTCAAGCAGGCGCTGGCAAGAAAGCTGGATGGGTATCCAACCCAAGTGCGCATCCCGCTTAAGGGCTGATTTACAGGATGATTAGGATTCATAGTCCTCTTATCCCTGGTCTTGTTAAACGGGGTTCTACATCCCGAAGTTCGGGATCCAGTTTTGGATGATCTTCCGGCTGGTGCCGTCTTTTTCCCATTTGGCCAGCTGGGCATTGACATCGTCCAGCAACGCCATGTTGTGGCGGCCAACCGCCCAGGCGATCGGTTCGACGTTGAACACTTCCTGGAATGAGACGAGCAGGCGCTCGTTGACTGCGGATTGCCACCAGACCATGGGGGCCCCGCCCACGAACATGTCGGTTTCCTGGTTGATCAGCCCCTCCACGGCCTTCACCGAGGTGTCGTAGCCGACCAGTTCGCCGCGGGTGAAGCGTTGCCGGCAGAAGAATTCGCCGGTGGTGTTCTTGACGTAGCCGATACGCCGGCTCTGGTTGCGGATGGTGCTGCCAACCAGGCCGGAGGGATCAAAGTTGTTGCGGCGGAACATGGCGCTGAGGCCGGACTGCAAATAGGGGGTGCTGAAGTTAACGCGTATGCTGCGGGCGCCGGTAATCGTCATGTTCGACATGATGATGTCGGTTTTGTTTTGTTCCAGATCATCGATCTGCTGGTCCCAGGGAACCTCGACGAACACGACCTTGCGGTTCAGGGCCTGCCCCAGCTTTTGGGCAAAATCGGCTTCGATCCCCATGATCTGCCCGTTCTGCTTGAAGATCATCGGTTGCGAGCGGGGCGAGACGCCGACGCGCAGGATGGATGGATCGGGCTCGACGGTGCTCGTGGTTTGGCAACCGGCCAGCAAGGCGGCGATGGAAAAGAGAAATGCAATACGCTTCATGAATAACCTCCGTAGATTTCGGGAGAGTATCCCAACCCATCCGACGCTTTGCAAGCGTCCGCTAAAAACTATATCGCACACCAAGGTTGACGTTGCTGTTGTAGCGGAACTGGCCGAAGAAGGTGTGGTCGTCCTCGCCGATGAACCAGTTGCCGTTGGCGGAGACCGTCCAGTGGTCGTTCACCTTGTAGGAGGCGACCGGGCGGAAATAGGCGTCGTTGTCGGACGGCGAATAAAAGGTGAAGAGGCCCAGCATCAGGTTCTGGTTCATCAGCATCTGGGTCAGGCGCAGGGTCAGCACATGCCGGAACTCGTCGCGGGCGGTGGCGGTTGTGCCGAACATTCCGTTGTAGTTCTGTTCGTAGCCGTCGTGGTCCATCATCCATTCGAGATAATATTGCATCCCCGCCGTCAAATCCTTGGCCACTTCGCGTTCGTAGCCCATCAGGAAGCGGAACTCGTCGTTCGGTACGCTTTGCGTGGCCGAGGAGTCCTCCCGCGAGTCGTAGTAGCCCAGCTCCAGGTTGGCGAGGCCGCTACCAAGCGAGCCGCGCACACTGCCGCCATAGGCATTCATGCGCGGGAAATAGGCGTTGCCGGTCGCGAAGTTTGCGCCCATCGGGCTTTTCCAATAGCCGTGGTAGGCATACAGCGCGGCTTCATAGCTGAGCAACGGACGGTAGAACCGGCCGGAGATTTCGTGGTCCTTGAACCACTCGTCGCGTTGCCCGGCATCGATGACCGCGTTCTGTCCGGCAATGCTTTGCAAGCCGGGGTTCCAGTAGGAGACGCGGGAGCCGTCGATGTAGCGGTCGGCATCCATGCGCGGCATGTAGGCCACGTCGAAGCTGCCAATGGCCGGGAAGAAGCTGGCGAAGAGGGCGTCCGAAGGCGCCTTCAGGTATTCTTCGTCGCGCCCCAGCAGGAACGAGTTCCAATCCTTGGGGAACAAGTCGTTGATGAACAGCAGGTCGCCCGTTCCCCACGTCAGGATCTGCCGACCGATCTTTACATCCGACCAGTCGACCGGCGTGAACAGCAGGTTGAGTTCGCGCAGGTCGAAAAACCCTTTTCCGGTGTTCAGGTCGAGGTCGTCCTGGTCGGTGGCGAGGTCGTCATAGACCAAATCGCCGCGCGCATTGAATTCGCCCCAGTCGAAGTAGGTCTTCGAATCGAGCTGCAGGCGCAGCTCGGTCAGGCTGCGGTCGTCCTCATAGGGATCGTTCTGCGTGCGCACCCCCGCGCGCCCATCCACAAAGCCGTGGAGCTCCGTATCGAGGGCGAAGGTTGGTGTTGCCAACGCGATGGTGAGGAAGAGAAGCGGGATGCTTGATGCTTGATGCTTGATGCTTGGTTTCATTTCAACGTGCTCCTGATGAATGCATTTAGCTTCGGGCCGAGTTCATCGATGATGGCCTTGTACGCGTTCACGTTTTCCTTGGCAATGAGATTTCGGCGGGATGCTTTGCGCAACCAACATTTGGTTTCCTCGAACGATCCTCGGGAATACCGATAAAAGTTGGCTTTGTCCTTGGATGAGTAGCGGCCATAGCCTTCCGCGAGATTGGCCGCGATGCTATCAGCGGAACGTATGACTTGGTATCCGACAGTGCGTTGGGCTTTCTCGCTCCAGTGGTCGAAATCATCCCAAACCATGTCGGAAAGTTCCTCGGCGAGTCGATAAACATCCAGTTCGTAAACTTCGCGCATTCTTCTCTCCTGTTCCTGCCAAGCATCAAGTATCCAGTATCTATCTCGTCACTTCGCGGGGCGGCCGGCGGAGGAAGCGCTCGGTGAAGATATTTTCCTTGAGGCCGATATCGTACTGGATGTTCTTGAAGGTGTTGACGGTGGAGCCTCCGGAGTTGAGATCCTTCACGACGGATTCGGTGACGGTCGGGAAACCTTGGATGGTTTCAACCTTGGTGGCCTCGACGGTGCGGTAGTGCTTGCCGTTCTTGTCGAAGTATTCCGCATGGCGCGGAAGGAAGGTCTCCTTGTCGATCTTCACGATATAGTGGGAAAACTCAACGCTGCCCGCATCCTTCGGCGTATTCTTGATGACATACTGCGTGGCGGTGGTTTCGACCAGTTCGTGGTTGTCTTCCTTCAGGTTGCGGCCGGAGACGTCCTCGTAGACAAAGTCGGAGCCAACGAACGAGGTGCGTTTGTCGCCCGGGGCGATTTCGCGCTTGAGGTTGAGCGCGGGCAGCCACATCCAGCGCGAGTCGTTCTTGCCTTCGGCGGTTTCCTTCCAAACCAGGAAGACCTGCTTGTAGAGGTCGGCGGGTTTCTTGAAGTAGACGTAGAATTTTTGGTTCCCGCCCTCGGTGTTCATGCGCAACAGCGAAAACTCGCGCGTGCGTTCGGAGCCGGACTTATCGATGATCTTCATCTCAACTTCGGCGCTTCCGTCGTTGCCGGCAT is a genomic window containing:
- a CDS encoding transposase; translation: MSGADFKKSMSQKLRMEGRDYSSSGWYFVTLGADYHRKLFGEVVGSEMQPNALGQLVERCWLEIPQHYAHVELGAWQLMPNHFHGIVRIVRSGEAGLGEVLNLFKGSVTREARKSGIVGSRHGEKARVWAPNYYDVICFRDEELEIRERYVRANPVRWALRSVPVGRIKRSRFKGNVELLKAQQRRALRVSRKASEAQVEALKKELAGFDGVVCSTFFSPGEKVCLKVLLKGRARIVWIVPMAMPEKIPTQWAEAFWEGRALWLSAFPDEQTEATRDSCDAANRWIEQFCGQ
- a CDS encoding dihydrodipicolinate synthase family protein; translated protein: MSDELKGLIVPVLTPFDDSGAIDEDAFVRHLGFLEQHDVKRIMVNGTTAEFHSLLPEERKRLLVLARKHFPGLIVLHAGGLGLEQNRIEVQWANELGADAVVVLPPIYPAGLPEEGLVEYFKALEAGAEVPFILYNFPKHAGNAITPEVLKAVPHFAIKDSAQNFELMEHTPRYFVGSSTNIYEPIQQGAAGFVAATANVRPELYAAMEMLVVAAKVEEAAVMQQEIKAYSAPFSAGGVAALKQALARKLDGYPTQVRIPLKG
- a CDS encoding transporter substrate-binding domain-containing protein is translated as MKRIAFLFSIAALLAGCQTTSTVEPDPSILRVGVSPRSQPMIFKQNGQIMGIEADFAQKLGQALNRKVVFVEVPWDQQIDDLEQNKTDIIMSNMTITGARSIRVNFSTPYLQSGLSAMFRRNNFDPSGLVGSTIRNQSRRIGYVKNTTGEFFCRQRFTRGELVGYDTSVKAVEGLINQETDMFVGGAPMVWWQSAVNERLLVSFQEVFNVEPIAWAVGRHNMALLDDVNAQLAKWEKDGTSRKIIQNWIPNFGM
- a CDS encoding four helix bundle protein — translated: MREVYELDVYRLAEELSDMVWDDFDHWSEKAQRTVGYQVIRSADSIAANLAEGYGRYSSKDKANFYRYSRGSFEETKCWLRKASRRNLIAKENVNAYKAIIDELGPKLNAFIRSTLK
- a CDS encoding outer membrane lipoprotein-sorting protein codes for the protein MKKLITAIATVAIASSVYAELSVDEIVTKANDAAYYAGNDGSAEVEMKIIDKSGSERTREFSLLRMNTEGGNQKFYVYFKKPADLYKQVFLVWKETAEGKNDSRWMWLPALNLKREIAPGDKRTSFVGSDFVYEDVSGRNLKEDNHELVETTATQYVIKNTPKDAGSVEFSHYIVKIDKETFLPRHAEYFDKNGKHYRTVEATKVETIQGFPTVTESVVKDLNSGGSTVNTFKNIQYDIGLKENIFTERFLRRPPREVTR